DNA sequence from the Hemibagrus wyckioides isolate EC202008001 linkage group LG20, SWU_Hwy_1.0, whole genome shotgun sequence genome:
AGCTAAGCAAAAAGGAAGGTGCTTTCTTCTCATGGTGGCTAGTTTCGGTTACACTCCCCTGAATTAAAGAATTGAGCAGTGGACacaaagaagcagaagaaggtcTCAGAACAATGGCTGCATTGTACCTACACCGACTCAGGAAGGTAATATCCAATGTGTAGCAGCCCCTCAAGAGCTGGGTAGATTTCAAATGATATAGTGCACTTTGGGCTAAGAATTCCTTATTTCAGCTTATCCAGCTTACCTTTGCAAAGTCTCAGGTTTCCGGGAATGTTCATCCATTTACAAGAAGATGAAAAACTGAAACATTGCAGTGAAAAAGTTTTGTGCTGACTGACTTGAGATAAGAACTTTATTAGCTTCAGAAAATGTTTCATTACTAAGCCTTGCAGTGCACATCAGCCGTAATCACGTAAACTCTGAGGGCCTGGAATGTAGTGTAAAAAAATGCAACGTACTTAGACATGTTGGATACTTTTTAGTCAGCAGTGTTCTACTGGAAAGACTTCTCAATGTGTCTCAAAATCTGTCTGTAACACAAAGGTTATTATACAGTACTAGGtctatttttaaatttacaGGTGAAAGTACACATCTATTAGTATACTGTTGCTGAATGAATTAACTCTATGCCATTGTTCAATCATTTATCAGCCATTCTATCATATCTCTCTGGTGTTTGTCCAGATGAATAAAATTTGGGCACAGTTTTTATTGTCGCTGGACAAACGCTCATTTACCAACCTACACCATTCAAACATAGTCCCTTCTGCAGTATCCATTTGAAGCCACTGATTTCACCGATGAGTACTGCACTCCAGGAGATGCAGGATCCTTGGGTGCTCTGGAAGGGCACGAACAGGAAAGTATGGCTCCCCCTAGGATGAGCAGGCAGGAGGCGCCCCAACCGAAATACAGTGAGTTCCCGAACTCCCTCTTCTGCGTGTCCTGCAACAGTGGGTCGTGAAAGTCCAGGACAATGGTGTAGGCTGACCAGCATATGGCCACAAGCAACAACAGCCCGGTGCTGCCGAATGCCACACCGGCACCCAACATGATGCGAGGCTTGTTGGACACATCCGACGTACAGTTGGTGCACTTGGCGCCTGCTACGGCCAGAGTCATCCCCACCACGCCAAAGAAGACAGCGATGACAACCAGAGCTCGTGCAGCCTGCAGATCATTGGGCAGCGCTAACATAGAATCGTAGATCTGGCAATGCATCTGGCCTGTACTCTGTACCACGCAGCTCATCCACAGGCCCTCCCACACCACCTGTGTGATCACGATGTTCTGACCCACGTACGCCGCTACGCGCCACATGGGCAGGCAGCAGGCCACCATTGCACCCAGCCAGCCAGCCACAGACAGAATCATGCCCAGGATTTCCAGGCCGGCTGAAGCCATCGTCGCTCTGGAGCACTGCACACTGAGGTCCTCTGTGTCCGAACGCGATAATAGATCTCTCCAGCTCCCGACACTGGCCGGAGCTGAGAAGGGAGGGAACGAGAGGCAGAGAAACAGATTCTACCTTCTTTATACTTATAGTTCGAAGGTGGAGTCAGACCATGATGGCATCATCTTTGCACTGGTATAAGAGCATGGATTTGGGGATTCACTACTTTGTGATGGGGCAACATTATCCAAGTCACATGAAATTCTtaatatacagaaataaagTGTGGTTCAGGCATCCTGCGCAATAGCATAACAATAGCCATATTGTTAAAACCTCATTTGTAGATAAAattgtgttattatttatttgtgaaattGACTAACTTTATTACATAATCtgatattttaaagcatttctaTGTTAATCCATATAGCAAAACAGGCTAACCACAGGCTATTTTGAGCAATTGCCATTTTGCCAACACTAAATACCCACAGTCACAAAGAAATTATAAGGGTCAAATTTCAGAACAAATGCTCTTCAAACCACGGTTTGCTAGCTACCCTGTTATTTTCTAGCAGCAAGGGGATTTTTGTTCATCGTTGAAATTGGATGCAAAGTTCTCCCATTAACCTTGAGGAAAAACTGCTGTCTCACCTTCTCAATAAGACATGTATGAAGGCAAGACAATTCCACTCTTTGTCTATAGAATGATCAAGACCTGTTATCCGATCTCATGTCTATAACAGCTTCTACTTGCGCTCATAATCTAGACTTTCGGTTTTGCCAACATGTATTTATTGTGAAATGGgttaaataataagaaaagataaaactatcaaaagaaaaagatatataaaatGTTGCTATTTAGTTATCCGTGGTGACCTTCTCATGCTACACAATGTAGAACACTGCTATAACGATCTGCATGCCTCTGAAGAATAAAAGGTACTTCTCACATGCAAATATgacagtaaatataaaatattttaatatttaagtcCATATAAAAGTAACAatgttttaaactttaatttgggttttgtttttgacACATACTTTCATTGTAATTAAGAAAGTCATTTTGTAAGTATaatttttaaaggtttttaCTCTTTATTCATGTAACATTAAATCAGTGGTTAAGAAAGTGGTAGATTTTTTCCTGCActgttaaaatgtattaaaggaGTAATTAAATTGATTAGATAAACATTCTCTTCAATAATCATGGGAGCTAAATATATCTATGTTTCATCTAAAAGGAAAGAAtggaactggtgtgtgtgtgtgtgtgtgtgtgtgtgaggaaacacCAAGAGGAATGTCTCTTCTTCTTTCCAAAACAGGATAAGACAATTCACAACGCAGACCCAGACAAAGAAACTTTATCCTTGTGTGTATgctcatgtgcatgtgaaggattttttcaaaaagaaaagaatgccTTGTGATACGCTTTGTGAAAGGCAAAAAGTTTCATCCAGGTGCATGAACGTTCATTGCGCAATCTTAAAACACTGATATCCACTGGCACGACTGTGGCTTCTTGTGTCAAAACACACGATGTAGCAATGCCATGTATTGTGTTGCAATGTAAGGTAATGTTATGAAATGTAATGCTATGTGTTGCAATGCAATGTAACAAACTATAGCCCAATGCAATGGAATATAATGCAATgtaatgttatgttatatgaAGAAAGGTTTAGATTATCCATGAAGTAGTAACTTATAGTAGTACTATAGTTTATATTAATAGGTGTTGCATGCATAAGCCTTTAGCTATTTAATTTGTCTATTtgtactaattattattattattattattattattattatttagattaaaTAATGATACATTTCAGAATAACATACCTGTCCAAATAACATAAGGTTGCAAAATCTTCTGCAAATAATGAACAAAGAACACCTAAATGGCAATAAATGTCAAGCGTTTTGTGACCAAAGTTCTCACTGgcctgtattttatttatttcagattcaTTTAACTCAGTTCAGGCCTTTAGGAGTAAATAAATCTTTCATAATATTGGACTAGGGATGTTTAAGAAGAGCAGTTTTGAGTCATCACAGCCATGCTGATTGGATGATAGGTTCTGCTTGAAAGGATTTGTCTAACTCCAGATGGCACCAGGTGGAAGGTTATGGAAACTACAACTGCTAAGAGATCTGATTATTCCCACTAGACGTTTTCTGTAATCAGTATTTTAACAAAAGTAAGTTCACCTGAAAGGTGcgattttttttagatgttaGTATATTACAGGtcaaatgaatggaaaaaaagtttaaatattaaactgGTTGAAGCTTTGGTTCTGTACGAGTGACTGCTTTTTTGTTTAACTTCAGACATGTCAAATATTTGAGGTTATGGCCGGGTTTTTTAGTTTGGCAAAGAAAAAGATAAGATAAATCCATTTTCACTGTGAATCATGATAAACATTTGGGGAAAACCTCTGCTTTACCCTGCTGTAGCTTGTCAGGTATTGTAAGCAAAAGAAATTTTTTACGGTTTCAAATGATTTaacttaaataaacacaatatttctgcctttatttttgtcGAAATTGTTGGAAAGCTACAATATGGCATCATGCCATGTCGTGGTTTATAAAAATCTAGTTTAAAATTCTGTATATACAGTCATGCTGCAAATCTTTTAGTTTAGCATTATTTTTGCATCTACAGGTAAGCACATGTTAAACTGAAAACTGAGATGAAAGCGAGctgagattttattttagtgCCCCTGCAACTTTGGTAATGCAATAAAACTGtcaaaactgaaaaacaaacccaaCAATATCCAGATATCCAATGACAGATAGTTAAATCAAGTGTTTAGCCCAGATATCAATACAAGTAAACATCTTTTAAATCACATTTCCATGATATTTCTGTTGAAAATATTGATGTGGCAAGCATGAAAGGTATAGTGCTCCTCCTTAAAATCACAATTTAATCCCTGGTGTGACATAATGAGCTCTCACTAACTGACAGACCTTTGTGCAGTctattatcaaaaaaaaaaaaatacacagacatGTTGAAAGCTTTATAAAGTGAATAGGACATGAGGACAGGTGACATGCATGTGGAAGCATGCACTGAGTTGGACTTGCTTAAACTTCAAGGTGTGCTTTGAAACAGATTGTGGTTTGAAATTCTTAGGacaaaaataaggaaaagagtgagaaaaagagttGCTAAAGAGTTCCTATGATCTTCAGAGGCTTGAGTCCTCATTtggttagttttattttattactcagTAGCTACAACGATTATTCTACATAGAACTTCACTGAACCTTAAGCGTGCCTGCATTGAATCTTAAACGGTAATCTTGTTTTAAACTTCCAAATAACTTTGACACCAAGATTATGATTGGCATGTGTACTGGAGCATGCACTGACTTGCGGAAACAATAAAATATGCTTCATGTGAGCTGCTGTTGTCCCATATGAAAATCTGTGTCTGAGCAAGTCCTCCTTGTCATGTTTGTTGACATTGCTTTATTCACTGTGGGAACGGAAACCTGCTTGACCTGAATTTTCTGACTAGAGGTGCTTGTACATTAATAAGTAACGGCCAGGAACATACGGTATACCACAGTAACGTTTAGCTGGAAGAAAACCAGGGTCTGAGAAATGTAGAGAACATTGTAAAGTCACCACCTAATTAGTCTTTTATTCTATAAATGACAATACTATGTGTACAATACtatatacacaatacaatacattaaCAGCGGAGGATTTTATGCAGTTTATgagcacctgcctaatattgtgttggtcccccttttgctgccaaaacagccctgacccatcatacactgtgtgttctgacacctttctatcagaaccagcattaactttttcagcaatttgagcaacagtagctcgtctgttggatcggaccacacaggccatccttcactcctcacgtgcatcaatgagtcttggccgcccgtggccctgtcgccggttcactgctgttccttccttggaccacttttgatagatactgaccactgcagaccgggaacaccccacaagagctgcagttttggagatgctctgatccagtcgtctagccatcacaatttggaccttgtcaaactcgctcaaatccttacgcttgcccatttttcctgcttctaacacatcaactttgaggacaaaatgttcacttgctgcctaatatatcccacccactaacaggtgtcatgatgaagagataatcagtgttatcctgtcagtagtcataatgttatgcctgatcggtgtatatcagtAATATCATTAGGATATTATTTGAGAAGAAATAAGTCTGTCAGTACTGTCTATTAATTGTTTTACTGAACAATTCTTTTTAACAGTAAGAGCCTGGTGAGTTTGTTGCAGACACTCTTTTAGGTATCTGTGATAGAAAAGGTTGGTGTgatgttattttttccccctataaAAGCATgccccaatttttttttttctaatagcGCATAAATTTACcaatgattatatttttattcatgaacAAATGTATAAATACCACGTATAAAACATGTATAAAACCACCTTCTTAATATTCTGTAGTTTCCACTTGTGCCACCAAAATAGCTCTTATCCGTCGATGTATGGAAACAAAGCAtggacctctgaaggtgtgctgtggtatctggcaccaaaatgaGGAAAATTTCTTCTTCACCCTACATTGGCACAGGCTAGCTTGCTAAATCTGACTacaaaatacaacaataaaattCCGAATCAAATCTTAAAAGAATAAACAGCCAAACTCACAAAGACTGGATTAAAATGAGATTGGTTTATTGGCGGTCAAGCAAGACAGCAGACAAACCAGTTGGTATCAGCGGTTCAGGTGGCATAATCACCCAACTTGCACCAAAGTCCAAATAGACTTCAGTGTCCTTATATACTTTTCatacttatatacttttttCCAACCTTTGTTAGGTCATTTTTTCCAGCCTGTCTCAACATCCAATCACATTTCAGGGCACTTAGAGCTTGTTGCACACATATTCACCTAATTTACTATTCTTGCCTTTGCAAGCTTCTGGATATCTCCAAAAAGGGTCACTTTACCTCTCCTCACTTTTGCAGTAGATCATAGAGTTTCTCCACTTTGCAAAACACATAGGTTGTCTATACCTTTTACTTCATTTCACTCTGATGCTTTATTTCACTCTGAATCATCTTAAGAAGCTCCATGAGTAGACCTGCTCTAGGTTTCTTGTTTAAACTCTATCTTCTGCTATTCTCTAGTGATAATGGTGTTCATGAGTTTACTCGATATTGTGTGCTTAtcattacaatatatatatatatatatatctaccaCAGTACACTGTGAGGCCTTACTTGTATACTTGTAAAAGATTGATAGTTTCTTACATGCATcttaccatgataaatgtttattctgaTTTCTATTACTTTGTCTCATGCGTGTCCTCTCTATTCCTTTTAGCCAAAAAATGACCCCATTGCTTCCTTACTGGTTTCAGGCATTTTTTCATTGCCTGTGCACTGACTTAAATGAACTTCCTTTTGTAACTGAGCTACAAAGTGTCCTTGTAACCCTCACCAAAGTCCCTTGAGGTGATTTTTTTCCTTGATCCCATTTCTTTCTATCTGATTTCAGGAACTTGAAGCGGCATTTTGTGTTTCTATTAAAAATGCGAAGTTAGTCTCTGAATCTGAGACTGGCTTTATGCTTAACATTAAGCCATTATGCTTAGCAGCTTCACCTATTGCTGTATTACCTTTAGTAACAAATGGGTCATCTGAAATGTGTGTAGCACACTTAACAATTGACAATTTAAATGGTAGTGCTGTAGCATGCAATATAGCTCAGGAATGGCTTAACCATGAGTTAAGGCGAGCCATCTCCTCACTGTAACCCACACTACCCCCAAATTGAACTAATTGCGCTAATCAGGTGTGTCATATAAAGCGTAAACGAAATTAGTGTCGATTGTGCAAGATTTTTTGCTATGTTTTTTGCTATGTTGCTATCATGAGTTCTGATAGTTGCACACATTTTCCTTGCCTTGCAAGTTTTCTGTTCTTGCCTTTGCATGCCTCCAGCCATCTCCAAAAAGGGGATTTCTATTACATGTGTGTCCTCTCTATACCTTTTGGCCTAAAAATGATCCCATTTTTTCTTTACTGGTTTTAAGTGTTTTCCATTGCCTGTGCACTGACTTCTATGAACTTCTATGGAGTAGATCTGCTTTGATTTGTGCAGTCAGACTGAGAGGCTTATAGCCTTTGTTCAGTGATTTTCTACTTCTTTAGTTTATATCAATGTTTGTTTCTAATGCTTTAGTTTATATagatttttgttatttacaATTCCTACAAAATCTTTGACAGCAGATCCCATAAGTCCTCTAAGTCTCCAAATATTAGACCACCTTAAACACTGTCATGTTCCAAAAGCCATTCATGAAAAGTTTTTGCATTCCATTATCCTGCTGAACATACTGGTGTACTTACTGGTGCAGTCTGAATAATGGTGGACATACTGGTGTAGTCATAGCATTTGAACATTAAAGGTCTTGCTCAtatagtttgcattgattcaacCACCTCTGCCATTTTATTAACTCACACTAATCGGAAAATCCTATTAGTGGATTTATTATTACGTTTTTTAGCATATGAAGTTAAGTGAGTTGGCCTTGTGTTTGTTTAAGTTAGAGTATGCAAGATATTGTCACAAACCATTCTCAATCCCTCAAAAAAGGTTAGTTATCCCACTACGCATTGCGTTTTCTGGTATTTTATCGTATAGTCCACTGCcaaaaataatttacatttgcCCGGAAGCTGAGTGTGGAAATGATGGACCTTTATTCAAtattagaaaaagaagaagcctttattgttTTCACATTTACCTTACAGCAGTAAAAATATTCCTTCGCATTTCCAAGTTTGGAGGTCAGGGCTTAAGGTCAGCCTTGATACTGCATAGGatggttgagggccttgctcagggcccAAGCcttggcagcttggcagtgctgggggaTGAACCCTGactaacaacccagagccttaaccacttgacacTTACCACTGTCCCTTTAAACCAATAGTGGATTTTGAGGTGGTTGGTGaacatacagaaatacacagatcagaAGTAAACTAATTGGTCTTTTGACGCTCAcccaatgttttgtttttatgcttCATTAAAACATGAAGACAAGCAGGAAACATAAAAACAAGAAGTGGAATAAGCATTGTTTCTTTTTACAGGCAAATGACGTTCACTACGAAATACACTTCTCACCATAGCCATCTAATAATAACACATATAACTATAGTGACAATCTCaggaaaacatttaaataacatatttgtataaataatgatgtaataaaatTAATACAGATGGTAGTATCAACATTGCCAAGATGCAGAATAAGTTAGGTGTAAAATGCAGTATAAGTTTCGGCTTATAAGTAAGAACTAACACACAATGAGGTGAAAATATAGGAAACAGGAGTTCAAAGCAGAGTTACCATTTCTCTTTTCCACTTCTCttgctgttttttcttcttttaaaccaCATCATCTGCAAAGCCATCA
Encoded proteins:
- the LOC131370655 gene encoding claudin-9-like, giving the protein MASAGLEILGMILSVAGWLGAMVACCLPMWRVAAYVGQNIVITQVVWEGLWMSCVVQSTGQMHCQIYDSMLALPNDLQAARALVVIAVFFGVVGMTLAVAGAKCTNCTSDVSNKPRIMLGAGVAFGSTGLLLLVAICWSAYTIVLDFHDPLLQDTQKREFGNSLYFGWGASCLLILGGAILSCSCPSRAPKDPASPGVQYSSVKSVASNGYCRRDYV